Within the Methylobacterium oryzae genome, the region TCCGTCGGCCACACTGCGGATCGGTCCGGATCGACGAAACCTACGTCAAGGTGCGGGGGCAGTGGCGGTATCTCTACCGCGCCGTCGACAAGCATGGGCAGGCGGTCGACTTCCTGCTCACCGCCCCACGCGACCTCGACGCGGCCAAGCGGTTCTTCCGCAAGATGCTCCAGGATCAGCCGCTGCTCGCCCCGGACCGCATCGGCACCGATGGCGCTGGTCCGTACCCCTCAGCTATCGCCGAGAGCCGGATGGAGGGCCTGCTGCCCCGCACGCCGGTCCACTACGTCACCAAGCATCTGCAGCAGGGGATCGAGAGCGACCACTTCCGGGTCAAGCGCGCGATGCCGCGGGTGGGTGGCTTCCGCGCGTTCCACACGGCCCAGCGCACGATCTGCGGCTTCGAGGCCATGCTATGGCTGCGCAAGGG harbors:
- a CDS encoding IS6 family transposase → MILSAIAAKLKQRAKADFRGRHYEAGLIVQAVSWYLRYPLSYRDIEEILLERGLEVDHSTLNRWVLAYAPLVEKRLRQFRRPHCGSVRIDETYVKVRGQWRYLYRAVDKHGQAVDFLLTAPRDLDAAKRFFRKMLQDQPLLAPDRIGTDGAGPYPSAIAESRMEGLLPRTPVHYVTKHLQQGIESDHFRVKRAMPRVGGFRAFHTAQRTICGFEAMLWLRKGLGFAGAWTVREQNQLLAHCFGLPAANKA